The window AAACTAGCAACATCATGTTAAGACGATAACATTCCATTTCAATATCCTTTCAGACTTCAGTATTGTTGGGTattttagcacacacacacaatatatggggcaactgtgggtcagtggttagcggttcaatccccgccctagtcgatgtctccttgagcaagacacttaaccctgaattgttccctgtagctgtgtctacggtgtatgaatgtaacatggttgtaagtcgctttggataaaagcgtcagccaaatgacatgtaatgtatatatGCACAAATCATAATCAACAATAATGGATCATCAGGTGCCAGCTAACGACAATAGGAAGCTTGTTTTATTGTTGCACCTCTCAAACTACAAGACTGCCGGAGAAGGCCATGTTGTGTCAGACTTCATCATGAATTCAGGTCATCTAGTTCTAGTCAATAACATGCCGATGTGCGACATCGAGAAAGCGGCCACAGGAGGATCCAGAATAAAAGGGCAGAATCTGATATGAATAACCCTAATGCCACAGTGCTTCTCCTTGTCATGTGCTCTCGATTCAGCGAGCTCGCATCTAAGGTCAGCAAAGAGGGTCAACCAGTGGTGACAGTTTGAGACAATGTCCATTCTTCCTAACTCCTGTCTCCCATCACTATAGAAGAGTATTGTCTGGTGAGCCTCGCCCTATAAGCCTATTACAGACTGTATGCTTCTCCTCTTCACTTGTTTCTGTCCAGTTACATAGACCTCTCTGACCAGTAGGAAGAGGAGTAGAGCCCAATTATACAGGTGTGCACTCATTGGGGATGACAGCGGTTACCTCTGGgtaactttatttttgttgatagagatatatatatatatatatatatatatatatatatatatagatagatagatagatagatagatagatagatagatagatagatagatagatagatagatacacacatacactgttgcagtgtgtgtgtaaacatgtgtcACAGCTGGCTGTAAAAACTGACACATACAGCTACCTGCtactgtaaacaacaacacgggGTAAACAGATAAAACTACACAATGGACAGAAATGTACAAGAACACTAGCGTTATATACATAAACTCACTTCGGCACGCGCAACACCACATCTCAgttttaagctagctagctagtttgGAGGCACGTCTGCAGACTTGTCGCTAGCTTAAACGTGCATACCCATCGAGTAAAACAAATGCTAAACGTAAAGGTTAAAAACAACTAGACAGGTTGTCTCACTTACATTAGTCTTTCTtcccaaataaaaacacaactgaagGAGTTAGCTCCCGGGAActcatttaataaaacaacGTGTTTTATGCTGTGTAACGCTCACATTCAGGAAGAAGtgacaggaaaaacaaaaccgCTCTCAAGGTGCAACTTACCGTCATGACGACCGGATCCAGAGGGTAAAATaaagacagaagaaaaggaCCGTTACCTCACACTTCTTGCTCTCAAGCTCACCCCTCAGCTTAAGCTAAACCTCACGgggaggagacaaaaaaaactttacttTCTCCCGAGGACACTGACGTTACGCGACATGAGATAAAACCCCGCCATTCAAACCCATGATAACTTCATCAAAGGAGCCGCCAACGGGTCGTCTCTCCGGTCCTAAAGTACAATCAGCAGAGGGAGCGCGGGGACCCCGTCTGCGCAGAGAAGTACCGAAGTCCCAACTTTCCAACAAGTCGCGAGGAGCTAACGTTAGACGTCTgtcttcttgtctctctctctctctctctctctcgctcgctctttttctctcgctcgcgctctctctccctcgctctgtCAGCCACTTCCTGGGCGGATCCGCGAAGATCGTTTGCGAAAACAAGCCTAACCCACCTCACCATGGGGGTGCTAGGTTCTGAACCCGGTGTCCGGGGACCTCCAGGGGCTGAAAGGGATCCCAAAGGAATAATATAGCTCTGCCCCCACGGCAGGTTATCATAAGATGAAAACGTGTAAAGCTGGTAAACAGGAGGCgacactccctccctctcctcgggCACCAAACTTCTCTTAAATAGTGTGGGTCCTTAGTCCAAAACTCTGTCAACACACTGAACTAATTTATTTGCAGTATTTTCCAAACTGAAAATATGTTGGGTCTTTCAAACAAAAGTGGTGCTCCCCCCTCCAAAAATCCTCTCTTGGTAGCTATTGGTTTCAGTTCAGGAATTTCAACACATGCCCCAGCAGACCACAATTGACAAAGCTCAGTCAGTCTTATGAAATGCCTGCAGGGTGTAGGTGAAGTCTATGAACACACAGCAAACCGGCGGTCATGAGTTAAAGACTAGATCTACTGCAGATATGCCAGCCGGTTAAGGTGCCAAGTACATAAAAAGTTTACAGTAGTGGACAGGATCTGTGTGAACACTGGACAAGCTGCTATGTCTAGTAAATATGTAACAGAGAGATACCATATATTGAAAGAAGCCCGCAAGGGCAATAAACTTGCATTAACCCACGTGTGCTCCAGGTTTATTATGTTCATTACAAATATTAGTAATAGGAAAATCAGCTGTAACTACGGTACAGAGGTTGTTTCCACGTACACGTAGAAAGAGCCCATACATTTACTGTAAACACACTGGCCGTGTCACATACCTGCATTTGTTCTGATCCGTGGTGGTTACCTTTCCAAGAACTGCCCTCATCTGCCGTGGGACTGCCAGACCTCTGGAGAGGAACAGCTTGGAGTTATGAAGGTAATCAATGTCCGACTAAGCAAACACAGGAACCTCTGGAGTTTCACATCCACAGACATTTTTCATATGTGGTGTATGGTATGGTTTGTGGAAGATGTGGTTAGGCATTAACATACTATGAAGGTTAGAACCACAGAGCTGCAATTCCACTCCAATGGATTATATTGAGCACTCTTCTGTTGCAGCTATCTCTCTCAGCTtatgaagtttaaaaaaaacaaaacaatacgaCTCAATGTTAGTGTATTGCCAGTTTTGCTAAATGTAATATTCCCCGAGTAATGTTTAGTTTGATCAAGGTTACTCTAATAAAACATGGTTTAAGACAGCTAATATACTTCCTTTATAAAAAAGCACCTCCGCCTCAACCAGCCTACCTGCAATGAGGTGGAGGAGTGAGCTCGAGATAGATACCCACTGCCACCGTAGTGCCAGTCTCTCTCAGTGTCCCCCGTATCGTCCCACTCTCTGGAGGGATGCTTGCTCAGGGAGTGGCTGAAACAGCACAAACAGGCCTTCACTGTGTCTGATTtgttcaaatgtattcaatcTGATGGAGTCCCCTAGCTTTACATCACAGGAGTTTGCTATCGACACCATTAAATACCTCAAAAATACATGTAACACAATGGGCCTTATGCAGAAAACACAcgtaaccttttttttctccttctcggGCATGTGCCAGAGCATTTGCACACTGTCACAACATCTGCCCTTTTATAGTGTTCGGATGGAGTTACCTATGCTAATAATTCAAAATTGGCCACACGCCTCCAATTTATGATCAAGGGCGATTCCTCCTTCAGCACAGCTAGGAAATGGTTGaccttactttttttttctttcgctgAACAGGAAATAGAAAGAGATATTTAAGAGTTgttgaaatgttgttgttgtggcccAATGTAATGCTAACATACGTGCATATCGCTTAAATATGTTGCCAACACCACTCTTCCATTCTCTGTGGTGTAATCTAAGTCTGACCTGGCTGGTTTAAAGAGCTCTTGTCTCCGAGATGGCTGCTGGTTCTGAAGCCGACCCATGTGACTCGGCCCTTCTCTCTGAGGGATCATCTTGACCTTTGGCACGTCGGCCAACATGGCATACTCCTCCCTGTTCCGTCCTGTAGACCCCACCGACAGTTGACCCGACTCCAAAGACTCCATGGAGCTCTGGGAGGAGGTGTGCTTCCTCAGTTGAATCtgaggtgaaggagaagggcTCCGTGCGCGGTGGGTGGGCCTCTTGTCATTAGGGGAGGGAAAACGATCAACGTGGCCATGTCTACCAACCCCAGACCTGCTGCTGCCAGGGCTCCTGGGTGTTTCCAAGGTGATAAAAGCTGTTCTGCGGCCATCCGTGGTCTGTCTGGAGGGCGAAGCAGCACGAGACAACGAGGAGCTGTGGCGGGAATGAGTCGACTCCCGCCAGGAGCGCGGTGAGTGATTGGAGTCCGATTTTGAGTCGTGGtaagtgttcttttttttaaaggaatggCTGGAATCTCCGTTAGTGACCTGTCTGAGGATTGAGTAGCCCGGCAGTTCACCGTTACCTTTTCTGGCAGGAGAGGAGTTGCGGCTGTTGTGATTCTTGCCGTTAAGGGAGGAGCTAGTTTCTGCTTCCCGCAGTGAGCGCTGGTCAGGAGCATCATAGCTTTTCCTTGAGGGCAACAGACTTTGGCTCTCACGACTTCTGGCAGAACTGTTTGCTTCAGACTTGCGCAGCAGGGACTGAGAAGGAGCTTCATAGCTTCTCCTCGAAGGGGAGGAGGTGCGACTCTCACACCTACTGCTGGGTGAAGAACCACTGGTGTCTGTTTTCCTGAGTTTATACTGAGTAGGGGTTTCATTGCCTCTCCTGCCAGTAGAGGAACAACGGCTGCCCCGACCTCGACTGCCACTGACAGTGCATGATTCTGTCTTACGGAGTACCGATAGACTTGTGTCATAACCTCGTCTGGTCTCGGTGGGGCTTTCATGTTCTTGGTCATTCATTCCATTCTTAGCGGTTGGGCTACATAGCAGAGCCTGGCTTTCAATATCATAGCCTTCTCTTATGGGGGAGCCACAGCGTCCGTGGTGACTACGTCCGCTTAGAGACACAATTGATTCAGATTTATGAAGGGGGGATTGGCGAGACGAGCTGTAATTTCTCCCCGGCGGTGAGTGTCTGTGACCCTCACGGTCGGAAGTTCTCCTAGACGGAGACGGCGGAGACGAAGTACGAGTGTCGCTCCGGCGTCCGTGAGATGAACTGCTGGTGATTTCCGTTTTGCGGAGAGACATTTGGCCTAAATTGTTGTGGTCCCTCCTTGAGGGAGATGAGCATCTGCTGTCACAACCTCGACCAATCGAAGACTGGCTTACTTCAGTTCTCCTCAAGGCACTCCTAAAATCAGAAACCGTGCTGGTCTGGGATTTGACCGAACCAGCAAATGATTTAAAGTTTCTTGGCAGAGTTCCTGACTCGACACGTCGCCCGTGGGTGCCTTGCAAGGAGTTTCTGGATCCTGGCTCCGTCCCTTGAGACCACCCTCCACCATTAAAGTTATGCCTGCTGAAGGAAGCGTTTGGCTCACTGCGTCTAAGCGGTAAGTTTCCACACGAGGGAGAAGAGGAACGAGATGGCAGAGCTGAGTCTTGCCTTGAGGACTCAAAGCGTCCTGAGTGATGATAGGAAGAGACGTCAGAGGAAGGGTTTCCCCGACTATAGGAACTGCTGAAACCTTTTCGCCCTGTTGAGGCCAGCGACTCGGCTATCTTAAAAGGAGTAGGACTCGGAGAGCGGGGGCCGACCTGTGCCTCAACCTCAACCGCAATTTCATAGTGGTCAGGAGGCTGGGTTTCCAATAGCAAGTCATCATTTAGACCCTCCGGCGTTTGCCTTTCAGAGGCCACGCCGAGATTAGGGTTTCTGAAGGGGATGGTGTCTTTGGGCTCTACGCCTCTGCTGCCGAAGATAGGATGCCCTCTCTCAAAATGGCGGAATGGAGCAGGCGGCCCGTTACCATGGAATGAGCGGACACCCGCTGCCCTCCCCAGGGAGAAGTACCCACTTTCACGCTTCTGTGCGTCTTCTTTCAACCCTGAAAGGAAAGAGAAGTGACAGAAATAGAATGAATGAGGGGTAAGAGAAATAAGAGATCATCAAAGATCAACCACTGAGCTACTACCCAAGGTTTCCTGAAACAAACCGAGCGATATTGTATTACTGATAATTGCTCTGGGACACCTCAGCTGGTGACATCAAACAGTATTGCCAAGTAAAGAACACCTTTTGCTGTAACTGGATAGGGATTGGTCAAGTGCTGTAAGTCATAGGTTTACTGAAGGCTCTGCCTATTGGTGCACAGGACTCATACTTAGAACCGCATATGTTCAAATAAGAGATACTAAGGTACATTTCTTCTTCCAATGCTTCTATTATGTCATGTATGCATATTCTCTACTCTAATCAATGTATCCCTTCTGCCAAGAAGTCAATGAAGCATTTGAAAAACGTCACAATATACCAGATCAGCTTTCATGTACCTGATTGACCGCTGAAATGATCTCTGCTCCGAGCTTCGTCCATCCAGGCCCGAGGGCTGGGCCGATGGGGCGGAGGGTCGAGCCGGGTCATGGCGAGCTTGGTCAAACGTCGACGGATCGGCAGGTATTCGTCCTCTGCACTGACGGAGCCACTGAACTCGCAGTAGTCACTGTGGTCACGACAGCTGCGTGGAAGAGGAGATGGGAGAAGCATGTCGAGATCAGAGGGTGAAAGATGAGAGGttgagaggaggggagaaaagTACGAGGcaaaagaaggaagagagagaactATTTAATCAGTATGACAGGAATGTCATAGGTTGCATCGCGCAACATGAATGTTTAACGTAAGAAAACATTGAACATCATACATTAAAGTCTACAATTCCACTTTCGTAGCTCTCCTGAGTTACTTATCACCGCCCTGTGCTGTCCTACCTGTCGGTGCTGTCGTCGTCGTCACAGATATAAAGCTCACAGTCGGGGCTCAGGATGCAGAAAGAGCTCTCCCCATGACCTAGATGGCCTCCGTTGACATCACAGTAGCTGCTCACCACCGACAGACCGTCAGAGTCCTCCTGGTAGGATGACAGAGGAAGACACAGACCAATCACAATGCCTCAGCAAACCCCATCTCTCTTTGAGTGACAGAGGAAGAGGCACTGATGTCGCTCTCCTAgatctgtctgtccgtctccatctccgTGAGTAGAGGGCTAGCTGAATAGTGTccgtcccctctgtcctctgtgacACACACTCGCATGTTCAGTCTGCTGTTCGATTAGGGTTACACCTCTGTAACTCGACCTGGCTTTCCTCATTAATatttcactgcttttttttttcttgccataAAACCTTGAAGACTTAAGATGTCTTAACTAGGATCCAAAACGGGGACTTCACTGTCTGTAAATGTCAAAAACTGGCATCCATCCTTTGCAACTTCCAGGAAACTGCAGGTGGGCAGTTCCATTGAAGCTAAACTGGTCCAACTCACGGCCCACTATGTGCTCAAATACATCACTGTAACCACATAACAGCGGCTGTGACATGGGAGCAGTAATAAACAGAAACAAGTACAGTTGTCACAGTTTTAATACTGTATAGAAGCACACCCTTCCCTCTGTCTTATATAACAAGTGATTCCCAAGAGGGCAGTAAGTGATCCAGCTTCGTTAATTTATAATAGGAGCCACTGCTTCCACCCTGCTCCTCGTCAGTGCCTCTCATTCTCCGTCACTGACCTTTTCTTGATTTACTCAAGAGCAACAAAGACTcacacatgatttaaaaaactgTGTTGCTGTGTCGGCCGTGTTAAATTAGGGGGGCACCTGATTTCTTTGAAAAAGTGAGATGTTGTTCAACAGATTATTTTCCATTCTAAATGATATCATGAAACTTTGTGCATCATTTCTGACCTGCAGATCTGAGTGAAGCCACACAGTAGTACTTGAGTCTTTCTCCTCGACTTTGCATACAATGTCAGCGTCTCGCTACTTCACTTGTGACTTCTAATGCTCTCATCTTTCTTCAGGTCCAGCTAATCCCATCACTCAGCACATATTGTACTCTTGTTCCCACCTCTACCCGTTACCTAGTTACTGTGttcacctccctccctcttcctctgcagcccTCTCTTCTTTTGTACCTTGCTGCTGGTGTCTCTTTCCTCTGCCTGCGATGGGATCGGTGTTAACAGCACTCCTTTTCCAGATCCAATCCCAGTGTCATCCCCAGTTTTAGCCCCAATTCCAATCTGTGCTGTGAACTTCTGCTGTGGAGCTGCCTCTGCGCCGTCCCCAGAGCCGGCGTGCATGCGCCTCTGACGCAGGCAGTCGTGGCAACGGGAGGAGTCGAAGATGTTGGGCTGGAACTTGGGGCAGATGGGCTCATCGCAGGAGAGGGGCATGGTGAGTTCAGAGGGGGAACCTGCCCAATCATCGCATCCCTCGGAGAAAACAGGGAATAGGGTCAGGGGGCATATAT of the Cyclopterus lumpus isolate fCycLum1 chromosome 8, fCycLum1.pri, whole genome shotgun sequence genome contains:
- the LOC117734786 gene encoding serine/arginine repetitive matrix protein 2, with translation MPLSCDEPICPKFQPNIFDSSRCHDCLRQRRMHAGSGDGAEAAPQQKFTAQIGIGAKTGDDTGIGSGKGVLLTPIPSQAEERDTSSKEDSDGLSVVSSYCDVNGGHLGHGESSFCILSPDCELYICDDDDSTDSCRDHSDYCEFSGSVSAEDEYLPIRRRLTKLAMTRLDPPPHRPSPRAWMDEARSRDHFSGQSGLKEDAQKRESGYFSLGRAAGVRSFHGNGPPAPFRHFERGHPIFGSRGVEPKDTIPFRNPNLGVASERQTPEGLNDDLLLETQPPDHYEIAVEVEAQVGPRSPSPTPFKIAESLASTGRKGFSSSYSRGNPSSDVSSYHHSGRFESSRQDSALPSRSSSPSCGNLPLRRSEPNASFSRHNFNGGGWSQGTEPGSRNSLQGTHGRRVESGTLPRNFKSFAGSVKSQTSTVSDFRSALRRTEVSQSSIGRGCDSRCSSPSRRDHNNLGQMSLRKTEITSSSSHGRRSDTRTSSPPSPSRRTSDREGHRHSPPGRNYSSSRQSPLHKSESIVSLSGRSHHGRCGSPIREGYDIESQALLCSPTAKNGMNDQEHESPTETRRGYDTSLSVLRKTESCTVSGSRGRGSRCSSTGRRGNETPTQYKLRKTDTSGSSPSSRCESRTSSPSRRSYEAPSQSLLRKSEANSSARSRESQSLLPSRKSYDAPDQRSLREAETSSSLNGKNHNSRNSSPARKGNGELPGYSILRQVTNGDSSHSFKKKNTYHDSKSDSNHSPRSWRESTHSRHSSSLSRAASPSRQTTDGRRTAFITLETPRSPGSSRSGVGRHGHVDRFPSPNDKRPTHRARSPSPSPQIQLRKHTSSQSSMESLESGQLSVGSTGRNREEYAMLADVPKVKMIPQREGPSHMGRLQNQQPSRRQELFKPASHSLSKHPSREWDDTGDTERDWHYGGSGYLSRAHSSTSLQRSGSPTADEGSSWKGNHHGSEQMQPLEVPGHRVQNLAPPW